The following are encoded together in the Saliniramus fredricksonii genome:
- a CDS encoding IS630 family transposase (programmed frameshift) produces the protein MAALPLRDDFDAERCRAAARRSKDGAQTRRLLSIAAIYEGSSRAEAARLGGVTAQIVRDWVERFNREGPEGLVDRKAPGKAPLLGPDHLAALARRVDEGPIPSVHGVVRWRIVDLAQWLYEEFRIAASEDTVSRALRKMGYRKLSARPRHHAQDTHTIEDFKKGFPARLDEIAAHQSLAPDDIEVWFADEARIGQKNKITRRWAKRGTRPSAPHDQRTASTYIFGAICPQEGKGAALVLPRCDTKAMNLHLVEIAAAVAPGKHAILILDQAGWHMAKGLEIPQNITLLPLPPKSPELNPVENLWQFMRDNLLSNRVFASYDQLLDLCCQAWNAIIDQPWRIMAIGLRDWAHRF, from the exons ATGGCTGCTTTGCCCTTGCGGGATGATTTTGACGCGGAACGCTGCCGTGCGGCGGCGCGGCGCTCGAAGGATGGGGCGCAAACGCGCCGGCTTCTGTCTATCGCGGCTATCTATGAGGGATCGAGCCGGGCGGAGGCGGCCCGGCTCGGCGGCGTGACGGCGCAGATCGTCCGCGACTGGGTTGAGCGGTTCAACCGAGAGGGACCGGAGGGGCTCGTCGACCGCAAGGCGCCGGGCAAGGCTCCTCTGCTCGGCCCCGATCATCTGGCGGCCCTGGCACGGCGGGTGGACGAAGGACCGATCCCGTCCGTCCATGGCGTGGTGCGCTGGCGGATCGTCGATCTCGCGCAATGGCTCTACGAGGAGTTCCGCATCGCAGCGAGCGAAGACACGGTGAGCCGGGCCCTGCGCAAGATGGGCTATCGCAAGCTCTCGGCGAGGCCGCGCCATCATGCGCAGGACACGCATACCATCGAGGATTTTAAAAAAG GTTTCCCCGCCCGCCTGGACGAAATCGCCGCCCACCAGAGCCTCGCGCCCGATGACATAGAGGTCTGGTTCGCCGACGAGGCCCGCATCGGCCAGAAGAACAAGATCACCCGACGCTGGGCCAAGCGCGGAACCCGCCCCTCGGCGCCGCACGATCAGCGCACCGCCTCGACCTACATCTTCGGGGCGATCTGCCCGCAGGAGGGAAAAGGGGCGGCTCTCGTCCTGCCGCGCTGCGACACAAAAGCCATGAACCTTCATCTCGTGGAGATCGCCGCCGCAGTCGCCCCGGGCAAACACGCCATCCTCATTCTCGATCAGGCCGGATGGCACATGGCCAAAGGCCTCGAGATCCCGCAAAACATCACCCTCCTGCCGCTGCCGCCAAAATCGCCCGAGTTGAATCCGGTCGAAAACCTCTGGCAGTTCATGCGCGACAATCTCCTCTCCAACCGAGTCTTCGCCTCCTATGACCAACTCCTCGACCTGTGCTGCCAGGCCTGGAACGCCAT
- the dusA gene encoding tRNA dihydrouridine(20/20a) synthase DusA, which yields MQRYPACYGSKFAVAPMMDWTDRHCRAFHRVLSRRALLYTEMVTTGAVIHGPRERLLGFSQAEQPVAVQLGGSDPAELAKAARICADYGYDAVNLNVGCPSDRVQDGRFGACLMREPALVGDCVAAMKAAVSLPVTVKCRIGVDDQDPGQALDALTLACRQAGVDEVVVHARKAWLQGLSPKENRDVPPLDYDRVFALKAANPDLPVSINGGIRDIDTARALLVARDGVTLDGIMLGRAAYQDPELLLRVDTEIFGEAEPPVADAFAAIEAFEAYIAHQRETGVRLASITRHMLGLFAGKPGARLYRRHLSTHAVAPDAGLDTLRAAVAHVREAMARREREDAA from the coding sequence ATGCAGCGTTACCCCGCCTGTTACGGGTCGAAGTTCGCAGTCGCCCCCATGATGGACTGGACGGACCGGCATTGCCGCGCGTTCCACCGGGTGCTGTCGCGACGCGCCTTGCTCTATACCGAGATGGTGACGACCGGGGCGGTGATCCACGGGCCGCGCGAGCGGCTGCTTGGTTTCTCGCAGGCCGAGCAGCCCGTCGCCGTGCAGCTCGGCGGGTCGGATCCGGCGGAACTCGCGAAGGCCGCACGAATCTGCGCGGATTACGGCTATGATGCGGTCAATCTGAATGTGGGCTGCCCCTCTGATCGGGTGCAGGACGGGCGTTTCGGCGCCTGCCTGATGCGCGAGCCGGCGCTGGTGGGGGATTGTGTGGCGGCGATGAAGGCGGCGGTGTCGCTGCCCGTCACGGTCAAGTGCCGCATCGGCGTCGATGATCAGGATCCGGGCCAGGCGCTGGACGCGCTCACCCTTGCCTGCCGGCAAGCGGGCGTCGACGAGGTCGTCGTGCATGCCCGCAAGGCCTGGCTGCAGGGACTCTCGCCCAAGGAAAACCGCGATGTCCCGCCGCTCGATTACGACCGCGTCTTCGCGCTGAAGGCGGCCAATCCCGATCTGCCGGTCAGCATAAACGGCGGTATCCGCGATATCGACACGGCGCGTGCGCTGCTTGTCGCGCGTGACGGCGTGACGCTCGACGGCATCATGCTGGGCCGTGCCGCCTATCAGGATCCGGAGCTGCTGTTGCGCGTGGATACGGAGATCTTCGGTGAAGCCGAGCCGCCGGTCGCGGATGCGTTCGCGGCGATCGAAGCCTTCGAGGCCTATATCGCCCACCAGCGCGAAACCGGCGTGCGGCTCGCCTCGATCACGCGCCACATGCTCGGGCTTTTCGCCGGCAAGCCCGGCGCACGGCTCTATCGCCGCCATCTCTCCACCCATGCGGTCGCCCCCGATGCCGGGCTCGATACCCTGCGTGCGGCGGTCGCTCATGTGCGCGAGGCGATGGCGCGGCGCGAGCGGGAGGATGCGGCGTGA